In one window of Nostoc flagelliforme CCNUN1 DNA:
- a CDS encoding CHAT domain-containing protein, with protein MPSRYRKFRVRRFLVVIFFSSLTFFLWLNHVTFTTFQARWGEIATAQSPNASLLVQQGIEQYRAGDIQQAIASWQTALSAYQNTNNHNNAAIVREKLAIAYQQLGQFEEAINYWKEAIANYRSSAEFVKVGQLLTELAQTYSRLGQNKEAIALLCGASETDEYCLNSVGSALQIAQKFSDRQGEVAALGSLGEAYRFKGKYDLAIQTLEYSLKIAQENNLSVYRSSAFNSLGNAYFSKAQLNEQRVDSAKLRGADTKTNEFIKEATYDYKKALGYFNNSLELTRFSNDLLSQMRTLLNLIQLYYHPKVLNLADNNNQAEQVLQSALAGLEKLPNSSNKVYIAIDLAEIEQFVPSINSTSFQAQCLPRKLNDSQAEELLQKAVLIAQSIKDSRSESFALGKLGHLYECRKDYNKALDFTKQARLAGDQKLRAKDSLYLWEWQAGRIFKAQAKESEAIAAYERAIATLEGNGGIRDNLLIAERDLQFRFRDTISPLYREFARLKLERAESLPIASLEYQKELDSALDAIDSLKLAELQNYFGNDCVFAVFDQKRVDDLEREDTAIFSSIILEDRTAIVVSLPNQEKKQKVKPNAERRLKKLAWIKDSKEFRKEIKNFRLEIQKFYDPTDAFLTSAQNLYNRIIRPFADDLDQAKIKTIVFIQDGFLRSVPMAALHDGQEFLVQKYAIATTPGLHLTFPKPQNFQDLWMLALGLTEAVTVDGEKFKALENVADEVNQATKLFPGSKKLFNKQFTDEGLKQELKQANYPIIHIATHGQFGTIPEDSFLVTGNNKKITITQLESDIRRFSGGSEPMELLVLTACQTGVGDDRATLGMAGITVQAGVRSALASLWYVDDDFTKELVVKFYENLRSQMSKAEALKEAQKALINQNKKIHPAQWAPFILIGNWL; from the coding sequence ATGCCAAGCCGATACCGCAAATTTCGTGTCCGTCGCTTTCTGGTAGTTATCTTTTTTAGCAGCCTCACATTTTTCCTGTGGCTGAATCATGTTACCTTCACCACTTTCCAGGCAAGATGGGGAGAAATAGCAACCGCACAGTCTCCCAATGCAAGCCTTCTAGTACAACAAGGAATTGAACAATATCGCGCAGGAGATATACAACAGGCGATCGCATCTTGGCAAACTGCCTTAAGTGCCTATCAAAATACCAATAACCACAATAACGCAGCAATTGTTCGAGAAAAACTAGCTATAGCCTATCAGCAACTCGGTCAATTCGAGGAAGCGATCAATTATTGGAAAGAAGCGATCGCCAACTATCGCTCCTCAGCAGAATTCGTGAAGGTGGGACAGTTGCTCACAGAACTTGCTCAAACCTACAGTCGTTTGGGGCAAAATAAAGAAGCGATCGCGCTTTTATGTGGTGCTTCTGAGACTGATGAGTATTGCCTTAATAGTGTTGGAAGTGCTTTGCAAATTGCCCAAAAATTTAGCGATCGCCAGGGAGAAGTAGCTGCATTAGGAAGCTTGGGAGAAGCGTATCGCTTCAAGGGAAAGTATGATTTAGCCATTCAAACTCTAGAGTATAGCTTAAAAATTGCCCAGGAGAATAACCTCTCAGTTTATCGCTCCTCGGCGTTTAATAGTCTCGGTAATGCTTATTTTAGTAAAGCTCAACTCAATGAGCAGCGTGTTGATTCCGCTAAGTTAAGAGGTGCAGATACTAAAACTAATGAATTCATCAAAGAAGCTACTTATGATTACAAAAAGGCTTTAGGCTATTTTAATAACAGTCTCGAACTGACTCGCTTTTCAAATGATCTATTGAGTCAAATGCGGACACTTCTTAATTTGATTCAACTTTATTATCATCCAAAAGTTTTGAATTTAGCTGACAATAATAATCAGGCAGAACAAGTATTACAATCAGCTTTAGCTGGACTAGAAAAACTCCCGAATTCTTCCAATAAAGTCTATATAGCAATTGATTTAGCTGAAATTGAACAATTTGTTCCTTCTATAAATTCTACTTCCTTTCAAGCTCAATGTCTGCCGCGAAAACTCAATGATTCACAAGCTGAAGAACTCCTTCAAAAAGCTGTTTTGATTGCTCAAAGCATTAAAGATTCTCGCTCCGAATCATTTGCTTTAGGGAAACTAGGTCATCTCTACGAGTGCCGCAAGGACTACAATAAAGCCTTAGATTTTACCAAACAGGCACGATTGGCAGGCGACCAAAAGCTGCGTGCTAAAGATAGTCTCTATTTGTGGGAGTGGCAGGCGGGGCGAATTTTCAAGGCTCAGGCGAAAGAATCTGAGGCAATTGCCGCTTACGAACGGGCGATCGCAACGTTAGAAGGTAACGGAGGTATCCGAGATAATTTATTAATTGCTGAACGAGACTTGCAATTTAGGTTTCGGGATACCATTAGTCCTCTCTACCGAGAGTTTGCTAGGTTAAAGCTAGAGCGTGCTGAATCACTACCCATTGCTAGTCTTGAGTACCAAAAGGAACTGGATTCTGCACTCGATGCCATTGATTCTTTGAAACTAGCAGAATTGCAAAATTACTTCGGCAATGATTGTGTTTTTGCCGTTTTTGATCAAAAACGAGTTGATGACTTAGAGAGAGAAGACACCGCCATTTTTAGTTCTATCATCCTAGAAGACCGGACGGCAATTGTGGTGAGTCTACCCAATCAGGAAAAAAAGCAAAAGGTCAAGCCAAATGCTGAAAGAAGATTGAAGAAGCTGGCATGGATAAAGGATAGTAAAGAATTTAGAAAAGAAATCAAAAATTTCCGTCTAGAAATACAAAAATTTTATGATCCTACTGACGCTTTTTTAACATCAGCACAGAATCTATATAACAGGATTATTCGCCCTTTCGCTGATGATTTAGACCAAGCAAAAATCAAAACTATCGTTTTCATCCAAGATGGATTCTTACGCAGTGTACCGATGGCTGCACTCCATGATGGTCAGGAATTTCTAGTTCAGAAATACGCCATTGCTACGACTCCCGGTCTGCATTTGACATTCCCTAAACCCCAAAATTTTCAAGATTTGTGGATGTTAGCTTTAGGGTTAACCGAAGCAGTTACTGTAGATGGTGAAAAATTCAAGGCTTTGGAAAATGTTGCCGATGAAGTAAATCAAGCCACGAAGCTATTTCCAGGTAGCAAGAAACTGTTTAACAAACAATTCACTGATGAAGGCTTAAAGCAAGAACTTAAACAAGCAAATTACCCGATTATTCACATTGCCACTCACGGACAGTTTGGCACTATTCCAGAAGATAGCTTTTTAGTTACGGGTAATAATAAGAAGATTACAATTACTCAGCTAGAGAGTGACATCCGCCGCTTTAGTGGAGGTTCCGAGCCAATGGAGTTGCTCGTGCTTACAGCTTGTCAAACTGGTGTAGGAGATGACCGTGCTACGCTGGGTATGGCTGGCATCACTGTGCAAGCAGGCGTTAGAAGTGCTTTGGCTTCTCTTTGGTACGTTGACGATGATTTTACAAAAGAGCTAGTTGTTAAGTTTTACGAAAACTTGCGATCACAAATGAGCAAAGCAGAAGCCTTGAAGGAAGCACAAAAGGCACTGATTAATCAGAACAAGAAAATTCACCCCGCCCAATGGGCACCTTTTATCCTCATCGGTAACTGGCTTTAG
- a CDS encoding DUF928 domain-containing protein codes for MIPIQWFLNKRINIKLVISCTLSLGLIVTSAALGSYAPGNQKPVPKDRRSDGGTTRGCSGGDIPLTVIASGNYVGRTISPHPTFAWFVPGDSVSKPMKFMIYEWVPSGKPKEVRKIPLQSSPGIMKLSPFSENELGLQPGKEYSLQVVIHCDPDNPSGDLVDEASIEVVKMPATVQTKLNRAVNSVEKANIYAEAGLWYNALDEALKLAQVSKLGEVGSTLLKDLAKREAPKTIPELPSKEREAIEKRIENLKQIADSAR; via the coding sequence ATGATTCCAATTCAGTGGTTCCTAAACAAACGCATCAACATCAAACTAGTTATCAGTTGTACCCTAAGCTTAGGGCTGATTGTAACTTCGGCAGCTCTTGGAAGCTATGCACCCGGCAATCAGAAACCTGTCCCGAAAGACCGCAGATCGGATGGAGGAACGACCAGAGGGTGTTCTGGAGGAGATATACCCCTAACCGTTATTGCCTCTGGCAATTATGTTGGACGGACAATATCTCCACATCCTACGTTCGCTTGGTTTGTCCCTGGTGACTCTGTTTCCAAGCCAATGAAATTCATGATTTACGAGTGGGTTCCAAGCGGTAAACCTAAAGAAGTTCGCAAGATACCATTGCAGAGTTCACCGGGGATTATGAAGTTATCCCCGTTTTCGGAGAACGAATTAGGGCTGCAACCGGGAAAAGAATATTCTTTGCAGGTTGTCATTCATTGTGACCCAGATAATCCATCAGGTGATTTAGTAGACGAGGCAAGTATTGAGGTTGTAAAAATGCCAGCAACTGTGCAAACTAAATTGAACAGAGCAGTAAATAGTGTTGAGAAAGCTAATATCTATGCTGAGGCAGGTTTATGGTACAACGCGCTAGATGAAGCACTCAAACTGGCTCAAGTGTCGAAACTGGGAGAAGTGGGTTCAACTCTGTTAAAAGATTTGGCTAAGAGGGAAGCACCAAAAACCATACCAGAATTGCCATCAAAAGAACGGGAAGCGATTGAGAAACGGATTGAAAACTTAAAGCAGATTGCAGACAGCGCACGCTAA
- a CDS encoding sensor histidine kinase, giving the protein MLLGIWNKFKQGITIWSIATLPGIFVLALIVFFRLNGSLQFIEWVTLDSFLRLRPWEPIDERVVIVGINEEDIQGIKNYPIPDQEIAKLLRTLQKYQPRVIGLDIVRDIPVEPGHAELVAAFKNIKNLIAIEKVLPTVIKPPPDLPSEQIGFVDVLSDDDGKVRRAILGTNRPENNKKYAFSLPLRLAETYLKVEGIKLSNGIRDRDAMRFGSTELPRFLPNSGGYVETDDFGVQLLLNYRNGRERFRKLSLKNINDIENGKGNPNLLRDAFSGRIVLIGVTAPSIKDFIDTYAIANLQPPGKIYGVEFHAHVVSQIVSAVLDKQPVLETWSQGWEYLWIISWGVLAIYLGRLTQSPLKNFVYVALASLGLIGIAYTFILSKWWIPVAPALLVLVINGAILSTFYQYDRFLRSQIEIRQYTLERTFVVIHNGPLQTLAKILRHVQDQDLEQNQLLEYLQNLNYEIREVGEYLKLEALNRKESLRLGSGLILDLKLPIRNLLYEIYSHTLQRDFPCFKTLKVKAYSFAPIDEKYLSIEQKQELCQFLEEALCNVGKHAKGVTRLCATGKENEGWYTLSIKDNGTGIHSYYQGQGTKQCINIARKLKGKYQRKPLKDKGTLCELTWPITSKSWIFARIGRDINLM; this is encoded by the coding sequence TTGTTACTAGGTATTTGGAATAAATTTAAACAAGGAATTACCATTTGGTCTATAGCAACACTGCCAGGAATTTTTGTTTTGGCACTTATTGTCTTCTTTCGCCTGAATGGGTCACTGCAATTTATAGAATGGGTAACTCTTGACTCCTTTCTTCGCCTACGTCCTTGGGAACCTATCGACGAACGAGTTGTTATTGTCGGAATTAATGAGGAGGATATACAAGGTATAAAAAACTACCCTATACCCGATCAGGAGATTGCTAAACTGCTGAGAACATTGCAGAAGTACCAGCCTAGAGTGATTGGTCTTGATATTGTTAGAGATATACCTGTTGAACCCGGTCATGCCGAACTGGTTGCAGCCTTTAAAAACATCAAAAATCTGATTGCGATTGAAAAAGTCTTACCCACAGTCATTAAGCCACCCCCCGACTTACCCTCAGAACAAATCGGTTTTGTAGATGTACTTTCGGATGATGATGGCAAAGTCAGGCGTGCAATACTTGGAACCAATAGACCTGAAAATAATAAAAAATATGCATTTTCCCTACCTTTACGGCTGGCAGAAACGTATCTTAAGGTTGAAGGCATTAAACTGAGCAATGGCATTCGCGATCGCGATGCGATGCGGTTTGGTTCCACTGAACTCCCTCGCTTTTTGCCAAATTCTGGGGGCTACGTGGAAACTGATGATTTTGGAGTTCAGCTACTTCTTAATTATCGCAACGGTCGAGAAAGATTTCGCAAACTATCGCTTAAAAATATTAACGATATCGAAAATGGGAAGGGTAATCCCAATCTGCTGCGCGATGCTTTCAGTGGACGCATCGTTCTGATTGGGGTAACTGCCCCTAGTATTAAAGACTTTATCGATACCTATGCGATCGCTAATTTGCAACCGCCTGGTAAAATTTATGGAGTAGAATTTCATGCCCATGTTGTTAGCCAAATTGTCAGTGCAGTTCTTGACAAACAACCCGTTTTAGAAACCTGGTCACAGGGGTGGGAATATCTTTGGATTATCAGTTGGGGCGTTTTAGCCATTTATCTCGGTCGGCTGACTCAATCTCCATTGAAAAACTTTGTGTATGTTGCTCTTGCAAGCCTTGGTTTAATTGGAATTGCTTATACCTTTATCCTCAGTAAATGGTGGATTCCAGTAGCACCAGCACTACTCGTTTTGGTCATCAATGGTGCAATCTTGAGTACTTTTTATCAATATGACCGATTTTTGAGGTCTCAGATTGAGATCCGCCAATACACCCTTGAGCGGACATTTGTTGTAATCCATAATGGGCCCCTGCAAACACTAGCCAAGATTTTGAGGCACGTCCAAGACCAAGATTTAGAACAAAATCAATTGCTCGAATACCTGCAAAATCTCAACTACGAAATTCGAGAAGTTGGCGAATACCTGAAACTAGAAGCCTTAAACCGAAAGGAAAGTCTCCGTCTCGGCAGTGGTCTAATCTTAGACTTAAAGCTGCCAATTCGCAACCTTTTATATGAAATCTACAGCCATACACTCCAGCGAGATTTTCCCTGCTTTAAAACGCTCAAAGTTAAAGCCTATTCGTTCGCTCCAATTGATGAGAAATACTTAAGCATCGAGCAAAAGCAAGAACTCTGCCAATTTTTGGAAGAAGCATTATGCAATGTCGGTAAACATGCCAAAGGAGTAACCCGTCTCTGTGCTACTGGCAAAGAAAACGAAGGCTGGTACACCCTAAGCATTAAAGATAATGGGACTGGCATTCACTCGTATTATCAAGGGCAAGGAACAAAGCAGTGTATAAATATAGCAAGAAAATTAAAAGGAAAGTATCAGCGAAAGCCTCTCAAAGATAAAGGAACTTTGTGTGAGTTAACTTGGCCTATTACGAGTAAAAGCTGGATTTTTGCCCGCATAGGACGTGATATAAATTTAATGTGA
- a CDS encoding response regulator transcription factor has translation MSQDLPKQEKLKILVVDDHELILNGTLNLLKRHYPQAKILTAKTTQNALEQVEAFGPDLVIMDLSLPETSKDTAEINQGIKSLETLMKNYLTLNLVVQSSYVKALVRIKPDIDAHEGGFTVADKGLSSQEMLSRIDLALKGVTHTKDLKIPPKEVKSEWIEVLNLAFEEGLEDKVIAERMRVAPRTVRHYWTKIQDILGVYPEDGKSLRIQTEKRAREEGFID, from the coding sequence ATGAGTCAAGATTTACCAAAACAAGAGAAGCTCAAAATACTTGTGGTGGATGACCATGAACTAATCCTGAATGGAACGCTTAACTTGCTGAAACGGCACTACCCACAAGCCAAAATTCTCACCGCCAAAACAACCCAGAATGCTCTCGAGCAAGTCGAAGCATTTGGTCCCGACTTAGTTATTATGGATCTTTCGCTGCCAGAAACCTCCAAAGACACTGCCGAAATCAATCAAGGCATTAAAAGCTTGGAAACGTTAATGAAAAACTATCTTACCCTCAATCTGGTCGTGCAAAGCAGTTATGTCAAAGCACTGGTACGGATTAAACCGGACATTGATGCTCATGAAGGAGGGTTTACTGTAGCGGACAAAGGACTTTCTAGCCAGGAGATGTTGAGCCGGATTGACTTGGCACTCAAAGGAGTCACACATACCAAAGACCTTAAAATACCACCAAAAGAAGTCAAGTCAGAATGGATCGAGGTACTCAATCTAGCCTTTGAAGAAGGATTGGAAGATAAAGTCATTGCTGAACGGATGCGAGTAGCACCGAGAACGGTACGCCACTACTGGACTAAAATTCAAGACATTTTAGGCGTTTACCCGGAAGATGGTAAAAGTCTTCGCATCCAAACGGAGAAACGAGCTAGAGAAGAGGGGTTTATTGATTAA